One Ananas comosus cultivar F153 linkage group 1, ASM154086v1, whole genome shotgun sequence DNA window includes the following coding sequences:
- the LOC109711935 gene encoding ATP sulfurylase 1, chloroplastic-like, with product MASMAISFSNSQALAQPFPNSLKTHLRNRPRALSPNLSAALGRGRGRGRGRVSCGLIEPDGGRLVDLVVGEGAAREAKRREALGFPRIKLSRIDLEWVQVLSEGWASPLRGFMREPEFLQTLHFNSLRLADGSLVNMSVPIVLAIDDAQKRAIGNRTKVALLDAANNPVAILSDIEIYKHNKEERIARTWGTTAPGLPYVEEAITKAGNWLIGGDLEVIEPIKYNDGLDHYRLSPAELREEFDRRNADAVFAFQLRNPVHNGHALLMTDTRRRLLEMGYRNPILLLHPLGGYTKADDVPLSWRMKQHEKVLEEGVLDPETTVVAIFPSPMHYAGPTEVQWHAKARINAGANFYIVGRDPAGMSHPTEKRDLYDADHGKKVLSMAPGLERLNILPFKVAAYDKTKNKMDFFDPSRKDDFLFISGTKMRNLAKNQENPPDGFMCPGGWKVLVEYYNSLAPSENGKPREAVPV from the exons ATGGCGTCCATGGCGATCTCCTTCTCCAATTCCCAAGCATTAGCCCAACCATTCCCCAATTCCCTCAAAACCCACCTCCGAAATCGCCCCCGCGCCCTTTCCCCCAACCTCTCCGCCGCGCTCGGGCGCGGCCGGGGCCGGGGCCGGGGCCGGGTCTCGTGCGGATTGATCGAGCCCGACGGGGGGAGGCTGGTGGATTTGGTGGTGGGGGAGGGGGCGGCGAGGGAGGCGAAGCGGAGGGAGGCGCTAGGGTTTCCGCGGATCAAGCTGTCGCGGATCGACCTGGAGTGGGTGCAGGTGCTGAGCGAGGGGTGGGCGAGCCCCCTGCGAGGGTTCATGAGGGAGCCCGAGTTCCTCCAAACGCTTCATTTCAACTCGCTCCGCCTCGCGGACGGGTCCCTGGTCAACATGTCGGTGCCCATCGTCCTCGCCATCGACGACGCCCAGAAGCGCGCCATCGGGAATCGCACCAAGGTCGCCCTCCTCGACGCCGCCAACAACCCCGTCGCCATCCTAAGCGA CATTGAGATCTACAAGCACAATAAGGAAGAACGAATTGCAAGAACATGGGGAACAACTGCTCCAGGATTACCATATGTTGAAGAAGCTATAACCAAAGCTGGCAACTGGCTGATTGGAGGTGACTTGGAGGTTATAGAGCCAATCAAATACAACGATGGTCTCGATCATTATCGGCTCTCTCCTGCAGAATTACGTGAAGAGTTTGACCGGCGAAATGCTGATGCAGTATTTGCTTTCCAGCTACGGAATCCCGTGCACAATGGGCATGCCTTGCTCATGACTGATACACGTAGGCGTCTTCTAGAAATGGGCTATAGAAATCCCATTTTATTGCTTCATCCATTGGGTGGCTACACCAAAGCTGATGATGTACCTCTTAGTTGGAGGATGAAGCAACATGAGAAG GTTCTTGAGGAGGGTGTTCTTGATCCAGAGACAACAGTGGTCGCAATCTTCCCCTCTCCCATGCACTACGCGGGTCCAACTGAGGTGCAATGGCATGCGAAAGCCCGCATTAATGCCGGCGCAAACTTCTACATTGTGGGTAGGGACCCAGCTGGTATGAGCCACCCCACTGAGAAAAGAGATCTCTATGATGCTGATCATGGGAAGAAGGTACTCAGTATGGCCCCTGGACTTGAGAGGCTGAATATCTTGCCCTTCAAG GTTGCTGCCTATGACAAAACAAAGAATAAAATGGATTTCTTCGACCCGTCAAGAAAAGATGATTTCCTGTTCATCTCCGGTACAAAG ATGCGGAATCTAGCGAAGAATCAAGAGAATCCACCCGATGGCTTCATGTGCCCTGGTGGCTGGAAAGTGCTTGTTGAATACTACAACAGTTTGGCTCCTTCCGAGAACGGCAAACCCCGTGAAGCAGTTCCTGTTTGA
- the LOC109712347 gene encoding uncharacterized protein LOC109712347, translated as MISEPRSSDGGLPSAGDRPVGDAAAAEDDFEATEEVGGGGSVGREEAVADVSGKTWEVALLERPPRDVGAEALYVYRNTFNLLPRTIGRLGRLKTLKFFANEVDVLPPEAEDLVELRRLQVKVSSPRISGIPFRKLKSLKELELCKVPLRLSAFSILSEISGLKCLTKLSICHFSIRYLPPEIASLKKLEELDLSFNKLKNLPDGISELNALRSLKVANNKLVDLPSGISSLRCLESLDLSNNRLISLTSLNLASMFTLQYLNLQFNRIHGSCQIPSWISCDFRGNGDVPKGERVHSLVKMGVDGLGAKQSIVNNPCNGHIGSCSCLYAEASSSSRIHTAQKMRKSWKRRDGPQQRARQERLNFSRNRKVDDSSDDVTSKMVEENDSSKVPDMESKHPDMQVTIDEGNLIECSLKSSFSSEAISSSVDDDVCVQDSAESEKISLKKSCQDDFSCTSSVSTCLNKDSDFEGELEDSGSSVNHLSEAKEVSKNSCKATKLFLNSKRHPDMDNNPKPRKFRKPFDDCSNLSYKYSIESFCSVDDHLPDGFYDAGRDRPFMSIQDYEQSFSLGSREIILLDREEDEELDAIVYSAQLLLSSLSRPSLAEREDAAADNLLRASILALFVSDCFGGSERGDSLMRTRRAVVSLNKQQPFICTCYTRNIFDSTGASKQLHGFAQNVNFSDLCDRSIHFIKETHKSNVVPIGKLQFGVCRHRAVLMKYLCDRVDPPIPCELVRGYLDFMPHAWNAVLVRRGNTWVRMVVDACYPTNIREETDAEYFCRYIPLNRLHIPLEGDNSPIFGFSFPSLSICEEIETSSTRSIFHCKIGTVDTAVKVRNLDGRVASSDEMRNFEYGFLAEVRMLGALRKHRCIVDIYGHQLSCKWISSGDGNEEYRLLQSIIAVEYVKGGSVKGYLKKLLDDGEKHVPINLAFHIARDVSCALVELHSKLIIHRDIKSENVLIDCNSKRSDGYPVVKLTDFDQSIPLHSSSHTCCIAHHGVHPPNVCVGTPRWMAPEVLQAVHQKNRYGLEVDIWSFGCFLLELLTLQVPYQGLSDSEIYDRLQRKQGPQLTPELEAFSSLDEPITRLNLGISSDAAAVMLKLLIDLFHQCTRGNPADRPTAENIYNSLCSNYRRPSST; from the exons ATGATTTCCGAGCCGAGGTCGTCCGATGGAGGGCTCCCATCGGCCGGAGACCGTCCCGTCGGCGACGCCGCGGCCGCGGAGGACGATTTTGAGGCAACGGAggaggtcggcggcggcggatcgGTCGGCCGGGAGGAGGCGGTGGCCGACGTCTCCGGGAAAACGTGGGAGGTGGCGCTTCTCGAGAGGCCTCCGCGCGACGTCGGCGCCGAGGCCCTGTACGTGTACCGCAACACCTTCAATTTGCTCCCGAGAACGATCGGACGGCTGGGGAGGCTCAAGACCCTCAAATTCTTCGCGAACGAGGTAGACGTTCTACCGCCGGAAGCTGAGGATCTGGTGGAGTTGCGACGGTTGCAGGTGAAGGTCTCGTCGCCGCGGATCTCGGGCATCCCCTTTCGAAAGCTCAAGTCTTTGAAGGAGCTCGAGCTTTGTAAGGTCCCGCTGAGGCTGTCGGCGTTCTCTATATTGTCGGAGATCTCCGGACTTAAGTGCCTTACAAAGCTCTCAATCTGCCACTTTTCAATCAG ATATCTTCCTCCTGAAATTGCTTCCCTGAAAAAACTTGAGGAACTTGATCTCTCTTTCAATAAGCTGAAGAACTTGCCTGATGGCATATCCGAGTTGAATGCCCTCCGATCATTAAAAGTTGCTAACAATAAATTGGTTGATTTGCCATCTGGAATCTCTTCTTTAAGATGCCTGGAGAGTCTGGACTTGTCAAACAATAGACTCATTTCATTGACGTCGCTTAATCTTGCTTCAATGTTCACCCTTCAGTACTTGAATCTTCAG TTTAATAGGATTCACGGTTCTTGTCAAATTCCTTCATGGATATCCTGCGATTTCAGAGGAAATGGAGATGTCCCTAAGGGTGAAAGAGTCCATTCATTAGTCAAGATGGGTGTTGATGGTCTGGGAGCCAAGCAGAGCATTGTGAATAACCCATGTAATG GTCACATTGGATCTTGTTCATGTTTATATGCTGAAGCTTCATCAAGTTCAAGAATTCACACAGCACAGAAAATGAGGAAGAGCTGGAAGCGACGTGATGGCCCCCAACAGAGAGCTCGGCAGGAAAGGTTAAATTTTAGCAGGAATAGAAAAGTTGACGATAGTAGTGACGATGTGACTTCAAAGATGGTTGAAGAAAATGATTCTAGTAAAGTGCCTGACATGGAAAGCAAACATCCCGATATGCAGGTTACTATTGATGAGGGAAACTTGATTGAATGTTCTTTGAAATCAAGTTTTAGTTCAGAAGCTATATCTAGCTCTGTTGATGATGATGTATGTGTACAAGATAGTGCCGAAAGTGAGAAAATTAGCTTGAAGAAAAGTTGTCAGGATGATTTTTCATGCACTAGTTCTGTGTCAACTTGCTTGAACAAAGACTCCGACTTTGAAGGAGAATTGGAGGACAGTGGTTCATCAGTCAATCATCTCAGTGAAGCCAAAGAAGTTAGTAAAAACTCTTGCAAggcaactaaattatttttaaactcaAAAAGGCATCCTGATATGGACAATAATCCTAAGCCCAGAAAATTTCGAAAGCCTTTCGATGACTGTTCAAACCTTTCTTACAAGTATAGCATAGAATCCTTTTGCAGTGTAGATGACCATCTACCAGATGGCTTCTATGATGCTGGGCGTGATCGACCCTTTATGTCAATACAAGATTATGAGCAGTCTTTCTCTCTTGGTTCACGGGAAATTATTCTTTTGGACAG AGAAGAGGATGAGGAGTTGGATGCGATTGTTTATTCTGCACAATTGTTGCTGTCTAGTTTATCGAGGCCAAGTTTAGCTGAAAGAGAAGATGCTGCTGCTGACAACTTATTGAGGGCATCGATTCTCGCTCTCTTTGTTTCTGATTGCTTTGGAGGTAGTGAGCGAGGTGATTCTCTTATGAGAACTAGAAGAGCTGTTGTGAGTTTGAATAAGCAGCAGCCTTTCATCTGTACTTGTTATACCAGAAACATTTTTGACAGCACTGGAGCATCTAAACAACTGCATGGCTTCGCTCAAAATGTCAACTTCAGCGATCTATGTGACAGGTCCATACATTTTATCAAGGAAACACATAAGTCAAATGTTGTGCCTATAGGGAAACTGCAGTTTGGTGTTTGTAGGCATAGAGCTGTTCTAATGAAG TATCTTTGTGATCGAGTGGATCCTCCAATTCCTTGTGAGCTTGTTAGAGGATATCTAGATTTTATGCCTCATGCTTGGAATGCTGTTCTTGTTAGAAGAGGCAACACTTGGGTGAGGATGGTTGTTGATGCATGCTATCCAACTAATATTCGAGAAGAGACAGATGCAGAGTACTTTTGCAG GTATATTCCTCTCAATCGACTGCATATTCCATTGGAGGGTGATAATTCTCCCATCTTCGGATTCTCTTTTCCTTCCCTCTCGATTTGCGAAGAAATTGAGACTTCATCAACACGCTCCATCTTCCACTGTAAAATTGGAACAGTTGACACTGCTGTTAAG GTGCGTAACTTAGATGGACGTGTGGCTTCCAGTGATGAAATGAGAAATTTTGAGTATGGGTTTTTAGCAGAAGTGAGGATGCTTGGTGCTTTGAGGAAACACAGGTGTATAGTAGATATTTATGGCCACCAGCTTTCTTGTAAGTGGATTTCTTCGGGAGATGGCAATGAAGAATACAGGCTACTGCAGTCTATAATTGCAGTGGAGTATGTAAAAGGAGGGTCTGTAAAG GGTTATTTAAAGAAACTATTGGATGACGGTGAGAAGCATGTCCCAATTAACCTGGCATTTCATATTGCTAGAGATGTTTCCTGTGCGTTGGTCGAGCTGCACTCCAAGCTCATTATTCACCGTGATATAAAAAGTGAGAATGTTTTGATAGATTGCAATTCTAAGAGAAGTGACGGTTACCCGGTTGTCAAGCTTACCGATTTTGACCAATCAATTCCTTTACACTCCTCTTCACACACGTGCTGTATCGCTCACCATGGTGTACATCCTCCCAATGTTTGTGTTGGGACACCTCGTTGGATGGCTCCCGAAGTCTTGCAAGCTGTGCATCAGAAAAATCGATATGGGCTG GAGGTGGATATTTGGTCATTCGGGTGTTTTCTATTGGAGTTGCTGACCCTTCAGGTCCCCTATCAGGGATTATCTGATTCAGAAATATATGATCGCTTACAa AGGAAACAAGGTCCGCAGCTAACACCAGAACTAGAAGCATTCTCATCCTTAGACGAGCCAATTACTCGGCTGAATTTGGGGATATCATCTGATGCTGCCGCCGTTATGTTGAAGCTATTAATCGATCTTTTCCACCAGTGTACCAGAGGAAATCCAGCTGACCGTCccaccgcagaaaatatatataactccCTCTGTTCTAATTATAGGAGGCCAAGTTCGACTTAA